The following are from one region of the Halarcobacter sp. genome:
- the nhaD gene encoding sodium:proton antiporter NhaD has product MLKILMVLLLSSLALFASGGGAASGEVAPDLTMTWVGFACLFIFVVGYYFVAAEEKYEIDKAKPALFIGTFMFILVALYYSLNHLDMGLVHTQAQHLILEIAEIFFFLFVAMTYIESLIHMNVFDKLKYNLVSKGFTYRKLFWVTGILAFFISPIADNLTTALILSTVLITIEKERRDFLVPGAINIVVAANAGGAWSPFGDITTLMAWTAGKGAFGDFLFLFPASILGYLATAVLLSKVVPNEKPTFDASKEVVPVMAEGAKVVMGLGVFTIFCAVMSHQVLHLPAMWGMMFGLSLLKVYSYGLKRRHGKDHFNIFHSMAKIENNTLMFFFGILAAVGALYFIGWLALAAIVYDPSVLGPTWSNIGVGFLSAIVDNVPVMSAVLKANPPMEHAQWMLVTLTAGVGGSLISFGSAAGVGVMGKLHGIYTFGSHMKYAWTILIGYIISCAIWYVQFEMFGIGA; this is encoded by the coding sequence ATGTTAAAGATTCTGATGGTATTATTATTATCATCTCTAGCTTTATTTGCAAGTGGCGGTGGCGCTGCTTCTGGGGAAGTTGCACCAGATTTAACTATGACTTGGGTTGGATTTGCGTGTTTATTTATTTTTGTAGTAGGTTACTACTTTGTGGCGGCAGAGGAAAAATATGAGATAGATAAGGCAAAGCCAGCTTTATTTATTGGTACATTTATGTTTATCTTAGTTGCGCTATATTATTCGTTAAATCATTTAGATATGGGATTAGTTCATACTCAAGCTCAACACTTAATTTTAGAAATTGCTGAAATTTTCTTCTTCTTATTTGTTGCAATGACGTATATTGAATCATTAATCCATATGAATGTATTTGATAAGCTTAAATACAACCTTGTTTCAAAAGGGTTTACTTATAGAAAACTTTTCTGGGTAACTGGTATTTTAGCATTCTTTATATCTCCAATTGCAGACAACTTAACAACTGCACTTATTCTTTCTACAGTATTAATTACAATTGAAAAAGAGAGAAGAGACTTCTTAGTTCCTGGTGCTATTAATATTGTTGTTGCAGCAAATGCAGGTGGTGCTTGGTCACCATTTGGAGATATTACTACACTTATGGCATGGACTGCTGGTAAAGGTGCATTTGGAGATTTCTTATTTTTATTCCCTGCATCAATTTTAGGATATCTAGCTACAGCTGTTTTATTATCTAAAGTTGTACCAAATGAAAAACCTACTTTTGACGCTTCTAAAGAAGTTGTTCCAGTGATGGCTGAAGGTGCAAAAGTTGTAATGGGACTTGGTGTATTTACTATTTTCTGTGCAGTTATGTCTCACCAAGTATTACATCTACCTGCAATGTGGGGTATGATGTTTGGTCTTTCTTTACTTAAAGTTTATTCTTATGGACTTAAAAGAAGACATGGTAAAGACCACTTTAATATCTTCCACTCAATGGCTAAAATTGAAAATAACACATTGATGTTCTTCTTTGGTATTTTAGCAGCAGTTGGTGCATTATACTTTATTGGATGGTTAGCATTAGCAGCAATCGTTTATGACCCATCAGTATTAGGACCAACATGGTCAAATATTGGAGTTGGTTTTTTATCAGCTATTGTTGATAACGTACCTGTAATGTCAGCAGTTCTTAAAGCAAATCCACCTATGGAACATGCTCAATGGATGCTTGTAACACTTACAGCTGGGGTTGGTGGTTCACTAATCTCATTTGGTTCAGCAGCTGGTGTTGGAGTTATGGGTAAACTTCATGGTATTTATACTTTTGGTTCACATATGAAATATGCTTGGACTATTTTAATTGGATATATTATCTCTTGTGCGATTTGGTATGTTCAATTTGAGATGTTTGGTATAGGTGCATAA
- the nadB gene encoding L-aspartate oxidase gives MVVYDYIIIGSGVAGLNAARLIPDTKNVLILCKKEPWECNTFWAQGGIATAVDKEDIPDHIKDTLVAGVYHNNKDAVTVLSENSRKAIDNLIEDGMNFDLNDKGKIAFTKEAAHSRSRILHADGDATGRMIHLFLMGKFPHKLETNCVVNDLLMQDDICYGVKYFINETEEKVAFAHNTIIASGGVGSIYKYHTNSTAVAGEVQGICVEKGLTLKDMEMMQFHPTVFKGTSFARKTLLSEALRGEGAYIVDDNDHRFLFDYHKDGELAPRDVVSRSIFDYHKKTGSNIYLSFDKFEKKWFRKRFPNIYANFEDLGYDLPFEKVPISPAFHYAMGGIATDINAKVLNTKNLYAVGEAACTGVHGANRLASNSLLEGLVFSKLAVEHSLKEDFKIDHSKYLKEIKKCIRNKSIDKPIKDRVRKLMWENAAIVRDFDSLKKALSEIDEFLKEDVGRLLYLRLLTAKSILKAAIDRKESLGAHFIKE, from the coding sequence ATGGTTGTTTATGATTATATTATTATAGGTTCAGGTGTAGCTGGTTTAAATGCTGCACGATTAATACCTGATACAAAAAATGTATTAATCTTATGTAAAAAAGAACCTTGGGAATGCAATACCTTTTGGGCACAAGGTGGTATTGCAACAGCTGTTGATAAAGAAGATATTCCAGACCATATTAAAGATACTTTGGTTGCAGGAGTTTATCACAACAATAAAGATGCTGTAACAGTATTAAGTGAAAACTCTAGAAAAGCAATTGATAACTTAATAGAAGATGGAATGAATTTTGATCTAAATGATAAGGGTAAAATAGCCTTTACCAAAGAAGCAGCCCATAGTAGAAGTAGGATTCTTCATGCTGATGGTGATGCTACAGGTAGAATGATACACCTTTTTTTAATGGGAAAATTCCCCCACAAACTAGAAACTAATTGTGTAGTAAATGATTTACTTATGCAAGATGATATTTGTTATGGGGTTAAATATTTCATAAATGAAACAGAAGAAAAAGTAGCTTTTGCCCATAATACCATTATTGCTAGTGGTGGAGTTGGCTCAATATATAAGTACCATACAAATTCAACTGCAGTTGCAGGGGAAGTTCAAGGTATATGTGTTGAAAAAGGTTTAACTTTAAAAGATATGGAGATGATGCAATTTCATCCAACAGTATTTAAAGGAACTTCATTTGCTAGAAAAACTTTACTTAGTGAAGCTTTAAGAGGTGAGGGTGCTTATATTGTAGATGATAATGACCATAGATTTTTATTTGATTATCATAAAGATGGAGAACTAGCTCCAAGAGATGTTGTAAGTAGGTCAATCTTTGATTATCATAAAAAAACAGGCTCAAATATCTATTTATCTTTTGACAAATTTGAAAAGAAATGGTTTAGAAAAAGATTTCCAAATATATATGCTAACTTTGAAGACCTAGGTTATGATTTACCATTTGAAAAAGTACCAATCTCTCCAGCTTTTCACTATGCAATGGGTGGAATTGCAACTGATATTAATGCAAAAGTATTAAATACAAAAAATCTATATGCAGTAGGTGAAGCAGCTTGCACTGGAGTACATGGTGCAAACAGACTTGCTTCTAACTCTTTACTTGAAGGTTTGGTTTTTTCTAAACTTGCAGTAGAACACTCTTTAAAAGAGGATTTTAAAATCGATCACTCTAAGTATTTAAAAGAGATAAAAAAGTGTATTAGAAATAAAAGTATTGATAAACCAATAAAAGACAGAGTAAGAAAATTAATGTGGGAAAATGCGGCAATCGTAAGGGATTTTGACTCTTTGAAAAAAGCTTTATCTGAGATAGATGAGTTTTTGAAAGAAGATGTGGGAAGACTACTATATTTAAGGTTGCTTACGGCAAAATCTATTTTAAAAGCTGCAATTGACAGAAAAGAGTCTCTTGGAGCACACTTTATTAAGGAGTAA
- a CDS encoding lipoprotein, whose product MTKYFTQFFHVVIIAGILLSLSGCGYKAPPTYVPDTQEVSK is encoded by the coding sequence ATGACAAAGTATTTCACTCAATTTTTTCATGTTGTTATTATAGCAGGAATTTTATTATCTTTAAGTGGATGTGGTTATAAAGCCCCTCCAACATATGTGCCAGATACTCAAGAAGTATCAAAATAA
- a CDS encoding SprT family zinc-dependent metalloprotease — MNFLTNINNKEVTVELNKKRGMKHTYMRLVSSSMIRINSNIYFTENDARNLIEKKKKWLEKNLLQLEKNTLNNDEFLFLGIKHKNFDNRNLDRFYKLEAQKMIPKLVNEYSELMQLFPTAIKFRKNKRTWGSCNYKNELNFNTLLMKFPIPLIEYVVVHELAHIKHKNHSKRFWNCVEEYCPDYKEKIKEFKSFL, encoded by the coding sequence TTGAATTTTTTAACAAATATTAATAATAAAGAGGTCACTGTAGAATTAAATAAAAAAAGAGGCATGAAACATACCTACATGAGGTTAGTATCTTCAAGTATGATACGAATTAACTCAAATATTTATTTTACAGAAAATGATGCAAGAAACTTAATTGAGAAAAAGAAAAAATGGTTAGAAAAAAATCTACTACAATTGGAAAAAAATACTTTAAATAATGATGAATTTCTTTTTTTGGGAATTAAACACAAAAATTTTGATAATAGAAATCTAGATAGATTTTATAAATTAGAAGCACAAAAAATGATTCCCAAACTAGTAAATGAATATTCTGAACTAATGCAACTTTTTCCAACTGCAATAAAGTTTAGAAAAAATAAAAGAACTTGGGGAAGTTGCAATTATAAAAATGAACTAAACTTTAATACTCTGCTTATGAAGTTTCCAATCCCTTTAATAGAATATGTTGTAGTTCATGAATTAGCTCATATTAAACATAAAAATCATTCAAAAAGATTTTGGAATTGTGTGGAAGAGTATTGTCCAGATTATAAAGAAAAGATTAAAGAGTTTAAGAGTTTTTTATAA
- a CDS encoding pyridoxal phosphate-dependent aminotransferase, whose amino-acid sequence MKIAQRMENLSPSVTMAITALGRELKAQGKDILSFSAGEPDFDTPEIVKNAAIKAIKDGFTKYTAVEGITETKQAIINKLKKDHGLTYELNQIVISNGAKHSLFNLCQLLIEEGDEVIIPAPYWVTYPEQVKFSDGVPVFIDTDESTEFKMTAEQLKAAITPKTKAIMLNTPSNPTGAVYSKEELLAIGKVLEGTDILVWSDEMYEKIMYDGKEFTAAASVSEDMYQRTITINGLSKAVAMTGWRFGYIATPKVEIVKAMIKLQGQVTSNVNSITQHAAIPALEGDADADIEMMRKAFEERRDIAVESFNAIKGVSCFNPQGAFYLFVNIKDVTPDSMKFAADLLEDKGVAVVPGLAFGMEGYFRFSFATDLASIQEGIKRIKDFIEK is encoded by the coding sequence ATGAAAATTGCGCAAAGAATGGAGAATTTATCTCCGTCGGTAACAATGGCTATTACTGCTTTAGGTAGAGAACTTAAAGCTCAAGGTAAAGACATTTTAAGTTTTAGTGCTGGTGAACCAGATTTTGACACTCCTGAAATCGTTAAAAATGCTGCGATTAAGGCTATTAAAGACGGGTTTACAAAATATACCGCTGTAGAGGGTATCACTGAAACAAAGCAAGCAATTATTAATAAATTAAAAAAAGACCATGGATTAACTTATGAATTAAATCAAATAGTGATTAGTAATGGTGCTAAACACTCTTTATTTAACTTATGTCAATTATTAATTGAAGAGGGTGATGAAGTTATCATTCCAGCTCCATATTGGGTTACATATCCAGAGCAAGTAAAATTTTCTGATGGTGTTCCAGTATTTATTGATACGGATGAATCTACAGAATTTAAAATGACTGCTGAACAATTAAAAGCAGCTATCACACCTAAAACAAAAGCTATTATGCTAAATACTCCTTCAAACCCAACTGGAGCTGTATATTCAAAAGAAGAGCTTTTAGCTATTGGAAAAGTATTAGAGGGAACTGATATTCTTGTTTGGTCTGATGAGATGTATGAAAAAATCATGTACGATGGGAAAGAGTTCACAGCAGCTGCTAGTGTAAGTGAAGATATGTACCAAAGAACAATTACAATCAATGGATTAAGTAAAGCTGTAGCTATGACTGGATGGAGATTTGGTTATATAGCAACTCCAAAAGTTGAGATTGTAAAAGCTATGATTAAATTACAAGGTCAAGTAACTTCAAATGTAAACTCAATCACTCAACATGCAGCGATCCCTGCACTTGAAGGTGATGCTGATGCTGATATTGAGATGATGAGAAAAGCTTTTGAAGAGAGAAGAGATATTGCTGTTGAATCATTCAATGCAATAAAAGGGGTATCTTGTTTTAATCCACAAGGTGCATTCTATCTTTTCGTAAATATTAAAGATGTAACTCCTGATTCAATGAAATTTGCAGCTGATCTTTTAGAAGACAAAGGTGTTGCAGTAGTTCCTGGACTTGCATTTGGTATGGAAGGTTATTTCAGATTCTCTTTTGCTACAGATTTAGCAAGTATTCAAGAGGGAATTAAAAGAATTAAAGATTTTATAGAAAAATAA
- a CDS encoding cation diffusion facilitator family transporter, with the protein MTAQKKATIVSSSVAALLTLIKLVVGIASGSVAVLASAIDSVLDMFVSVFNYFAINNSEKPADETFNYGRGKIEALASVIEGTIITLSGLFLLYQAIEKAIKGEVSQYLGISLTVMIISLIITIALVLFLNRVAKQTDSMVIKADALHYKTDVYTNIAVLVSLVLVNFTGIELIDVVVGGGISIFIIYSAYELIQEGILVLLDRAVDEEIVENIVEIIEAEERINTHHLLKTREAGNQTFVEVHLVFDCLITLMEAHRITDRIEEKIKMINSKKDWVINIHMDPYDDFEINESSKTCSIV; encoded by the coding sequence ATGACAGCACAAAAAAAAGCCACGATAGTCTCAAGTAGTGTTGCCGCATTATTAACCCTGATTAAATTAGTAGTTGGTATTGCTAGTGGATCAGTTGCAGTTTTGGCTTCTGCAATTGATTCGGTACTGGATATGTTTGTTTCAGTATTTAATTACTTTGCAATTAACAACTCTGAAAAACCAGCAGATGAAACATTTAATTATGGTAGAGGAAAAATTGAAGCTCTAGCTTCTGTTATAGAAGGTACCATAATTACACTTTCTGGTTTATTCTTACTTTATCAAGCTATTGAAAAAGCCATAAAAGGCGAAGTTTCTCAATACTTGGGTATATCTCTTACTGTAATGATTATTTCATTGATTATCACTATTGCACTAGTTTTATTTTTAAATAGAGTTGCCAAACAAACAGACAGTATGGTAATAAAAGCTGATGCTTTACATTATAAAACTGACGTATATACAAACATAGCTGTTTTAGTTTCTTTAGTACTTGTTAACTTCACCGGTATAGAGCTTATAGATGTAGTAGTTGGTGGTGGAATTTCAATTTTTATCATCTATTCAGCTTATGAATTAATTCAAGAAGGTATTTTAGTTTTATTAGATAGAGCTGTAGATGAAGAGATTGTTGAAAATATAGTTGAAATTATAGAAGCTGAAGAAAGAATAAACACTCACCACTTATTAAAAACAAGAGAAGCAGGAAACCAAACATTTGTAGAAGTACACTTAGTATTTGACTGCTTAATAACTCTAATGGAAGCTCATAGAATCACCGATAGAATAGAAGAAAAAATAAAAATGATTAACTCAAAAAAAGATTGGGTTATAAACATTCATATGGATCCCTATGATGATTTTGAGATAAACGAATCATCTAAAACTTGCTCTATTGTATAA
- the abc-f gene encoding ribosomal protection-like ABC-F family protein, which translates to MALIDLQNISKQYDIKVILKDVNFTLTEGQRIAVIGQNGQGKSTLFKIIMNEVEPDYGEISIDKSVKIEMLDQQPKFKSGINVREAIEAQLTELKSAKTEYENITNQIITDYENQELLKRQSELATYIEFHNAWDLDNMIERVLEEFQLKQYEHKDVNLLSGGEQRRVSLAGLLLKKPDILLLDEPTNHLDVYMVEFLESLLLKNNFTLLFISHDRYFIDNIATSVVEVEGGALKKFNGGYSSYLEQKEQMLENMQKEHENLLRLVKREAHWMQRGVTARRKRNERRKAEYFDLKKKAKSNPALIKKMSVELQREQKSFNSEEKQQNKKKMLYELDKISKTLGDKLLIKDFTSRILQKDTIAIVGPNGSGKSTLLKIFMEKMKVDSGEFKKGDFNIGYFDQQRDMLDDNKNIMETFCPNGGDRVVLDDGRNMHVFGYLKNFLFPREYLEKKIGVLSGGEKNRVALALLFTKKVDCLILDEPTNDLDIPTINILEEYLQNFQGALIFVSHDRYFVDKIAKKLFVFKGAGIVEESFQPYTEYLEIEKEIKELSSFELEVEKEKTQTKEDNKPKKQNKLSYKDQREYDSLPKEIEELEEKIEQINVCLSTPSCYEEKGIVAVSKELEETEKIYEEKVERFLELEEMVESFN; encoded by the coding sequence ATGGCACTAATAGACTTACAAAACATAAGCAAACAATACGATATAAAAGTTATTCTAAAAGATGTTAATTTTACTTTAACAGAAGGTCAAAGAATAGCTGTAATTGGTCAAAATGGTCAAGGGAAATCAACTTTATTTAAAATCATTATGAATGAAGTTGAGCCTGATTATGGTGAAATTTCTATTGATAAATCTGTAAAAATAGAGATGTTAGACCAACAACCAAAATTTAAATCTGGTATAAATGTTAGAGAAGCAATAGAAGCCCAACTAACAGAATTAAAATCAGCAAAAACTGAATATGAAAATATTACTAATCAAATCATTACAGATTATGAAAACCAAGAGCTTTTAAAAAGACAAAGTGAACTTGCAACATATATCGAATTTCATAATGCTTGGGACTTAGATAATATGATTGAAAGGGTTTTAGAAGAGTTTCAACTAAAACAATATGAACACAAAGATGTAAACCTTTTAAGTGGTGGTGAGCAAAGAAGAGTTAGTCTTGCTGGGTTACTTCTTAAAAAACCTGATATTTTACTTCTTGATGAGCCTACAAACCATCTTGATGTTTATATGGTTGAGTTTTTAGAATCTCTACTTTTAAAAAACAACTTCACCCTACTTTTTATCTCTCACGATAGATATTTTATTGATAATATTGCAACATCAGTTGTAGAGGTTGAAGGTGGTGCCTTAAAAAAATTTAATGGTGGTTATTCTTCGTATTTAGAGCAAAAAGAACAAATGCTTGAGAATATGCAAAAAGAGCATGAAAACCTTTTAAGACTTGTTAAAAGAGAAGCTCACTGGATGCAAAGAGGTGTTACAGCTAGAAGAAAAAGAAATGAAAGAAGAAAAGCTGAATACTTTGATTTAAAAAAGAAAGCAAAATCAAACCCTGCTTTAATCAAAAAAATGTCTGTTGAACTACAAAGAGAACAAAAATCTTTTAACAGTGAAGAGAAGCAACAAAATAAAAAAAAGATGCTATATGAGTTAGATAAAATCTCTAAAACACTAGGAGATAAACTTCTTATTAAAGATTTTACTTCAAGAATTTTACAAAAAGATACAATAGCAATTGTTGGACCAAATGGAAGTGGTAAATCTACTCTTCTTAAAATCTTTATGGAAAAAATGAAAGTTGATAGTGGAGAGTTTAAAAAGGGTGATTTCAATATTGGCTATTTTGACCAGCAAAGAGATATGCTAGATGATAATAAAAACATCATGGAGACATTCTGTCCAAATGGTGGAGATAGAGTTGTTTTAGATGATGGAAGAAATATGCATGTATTTGGATATCTGAAAAACTTCCTTTTTCCAAGGGAATATTTAGAGAAAAAAATAGGTGTTTTAAGTGGTGGAGAAAAAAATAGAGTTGCCCTAGCCCTACTTTTTACTAAAAAAGTTGATTGTTTAATACTTGATGAGCCAACAAATGACTTAGATATTCCTACAATTAATATTTTAGAAGAGTATTTACAAAACTTTCAAGGGGCATTGATATTTGTATCCCACGATAGATACTTTGTGGATAAGATTGCTAAAAAACTTTTTGTTTTTAAAGGTGCAGGAATAGTTGAAGAGAGTTTTCAGCCATATACTGAATATTTAGAAATTGAAAAAGAGATAAAAGAGTTAAGCTCTTTTGAATTAGAGGTTGAAAAAGAAAAAACTCAAACAAAAGAAGATAACAAGCCAAAAAAACAGAATAAACTTTCATACAAAGACCAAAGAGAATATGATTCTTTACCAAAAGAGATAGAAGAATTAGAAGAAAAGATTGAACAAATAAATGTTTGTTTATCTACACCATCTTGTTATGAAGAAAAAGGGATAGTTGCTGTTTCTAAAGAATTAGAGGAAACAGAAAAAATATATGAAGAAAAAGTAGAAAGATTTTTAGAACTAGAAGAGATGGTTGAAAGCTTTAACTAG
- a CDS encoding GatB/YqeY domain-containing protein, translating into MSLKQQLKDDLKLAMREKNIVKRDSIRAINTMIKQIEVDERKELSDQDVIKLIQKGIKQREEAVIQYKEASRDELVQKEQEQIDVFKEYLPAQASDEELEAGLKEIIAAVNAQTMKDIGKVMGQASKKFAGVADGKRINEMTKKLLG; encoded by the coding sequence ATGAGTTTAAAACAACAACTAAAAGATGATTTAAAACTTGCAATGAGAGAAAAGAATATTGTAAAAAGAGATTCAATTAGAGCAATAAATACTATGATTAAACAAATTGAAGTTGATGAAAGAAAAGAATTATCTGATCAAGATGTGATAAAACTTATTCAAAAGGGTATAAAACAAAGAGAAGAAGCTGTAATACAATACAAAGAGGCTTCAAGAGATGAATTAGTTCAAAAAGAGCAAGAACAAATTGATGTGTTTAAAGAATACCTACCAGCTCAAGCTAGTGATGAAGAATTAGAAGCTGGACTAAAAGAGATTATTGCAGCTGTAAATGCCCAAACTATGAAAGATATAGGTAAAGTTATGGGACAAGCAAGTAAGAAATTTGCTGGTGTTGCTGATGGAAAAAGAATCAATGAAATGACAAAAAAATTATTGGGATAA